One region of Manis pentadactyla isolate mManPen7 chromosome 9, mManPen7.hap1, whole genome shotgun sequence genomic DNA includes:
- the ANKRD13D gene encoding ankyrin repeat domain-containing protein 13D isoform X3 yields the protein MAAGQRLCCPGRARARLRLLWPREGKRRTARRPAPAQPRLPARAFRPPSRLRRRCSCHCRGDAGLRWAQLRRGADRRRVARARPETQAGPGRPRRARPPSRDAALRPSMAGPGPTFPLHRLVWANRHRELEAALHSRQHDIEQEDPRGRTPLELAVSLGNLESARVLLRHNANVGKESCQGWAVLQEAVSTGDPEMVQLVLQYRDYQRATQRLAGIPELLNKLRQEDFVQLSGYGLGLWNTYLPFSKHTAPDFYVEMKWEFTSWVPLVSKMCPSDVYRVWKRGESLRVDTSLLGFEHMTWQRGRRSFIFRGQEAGALVMEVDHDRQVVHTETLGLTLQEPEALLAAMRPSEEHVASRLTSPIVSTHLDTRNVAFERNKCGIWGWRSEKMETVSGYEAKVYSATNVELVTRTRTEHLSDQDKSRSKGKPRGEDSVPVLPRDGTAALLPQWAISPNEYFDPNFNLESRNIGRPIEMSSKVQRFKATLWLSEEHPLSLGDQVTPIIDLMAISNAHFAKLRDFITLRLPPGFPVKIEIPLFHVLNARITFSNLCGCDEPLSSVWVPAPSSGPAVTASGSPFPCEVDPAVFEVPEGYSVLGTERSEPLRDEDDDLLQFAIQQSLLEAGTEAEQVTIWEALTNTRPGTHPPPQATAYEEQLQLERALQESLRTSSEPRGPGSPHRTPLAPAPPSFEEQLRLALELSSQEQEERERRGQQEEEDLQRVLRLSLTEH from the exons ATGGCCGCTGGGCAACGCCTCTGCTGTCCGGGTCGCGCGCGGGCCCGGCTGCGGTTGCTATGGCCGCGGGAGGGGAAGAGGCGCACAGCCCGACGCCCCGCCCCGGCGCAGCCCCGCCTGCCCGCCCGCGCATTTCGCCCTCCCAGCCGTCTGCGCCGCCGCTGCTCTTGCCACTGCCGCGGGGACGCAGGGCTGCGGTGGGCGCAGCTGAGGCGGGGCGCGGACCGGAGGCGAGTGGCCCGCGCCAGGCCCGAAACCCAGGCGGGGCCGGGCCGCCCCCGTCGCGCCCGCCCTCCCTCCCGGGATGCGGCGCTGAGGCCCAGCATGGCCGGCCCGGGCCCCACCTTCCCGCTGCACCGGCTGGTCTGGGCGAACCGGCACCGCGAACTGGAGGCCGCACTGCACAGCCGCCAG CACGACATTGAACAGGAGGATCCACGGGGGCGCACCCCCCTGGAACTGGCCGTGTCCCTCGGGAACCTGGAGTCCGCTAGAGTCCTGCTTCGACACAATGCCAATGTGGGCAAAGAGAGCTGCCAGGGTTGGGCAG TCCTGCAGGAGGCCGTCAGCACTGGGGACCCTGAGATGGTGCAGCTGGTGCTCCAGTATCGGGACTACCAGAGGGCCACACAGAGGCTGGCTGGAATTCCGGAACTGCTCAACAAGCTCCGCCAG GAGGATTTTGTCCAGCTCAGTGGATATGGCCTAGGCCTCTGGAATACCTATCTCCCCTTCTCAAAGCACACG GCCCCTGATTTCTACGTGGAGATGAAGTGGGAGTTCACCAGCTGGG TGCCCCTTGTGTCCAAGATGTGTCCGAGTGACGTGTATCGGGTATGGAAGCGGGGTGAGAGCCTCCGGGTGGACACCAGTCTCCTGGGCTTTGAGCATATGACCTGGCAGCGTGGCCGGAGAAGCTTCATCTTCAGGGGCCAGG AGGCAGGAGCCTTGGTGATGGAAGTGGACCACGACCGGCAGGTGGTGCACACAGAGACACTGGGGCTCACCCTGCAGGAACCAGAAGCACTGCTTGCTGCCATGCGGCCCAGTGAGGAGCATGTGGCCAGTCGCCTCACCTCTCCTATTGTCTCCACCCACCTGGACACTCGTAATGTGGCTTTTGAGAG GAACAAATGTGGTATCTGGGGCTGGCGGTCTGAGAAGATGGAAACCGTTAGCGGCTACGAGGCCAAG GTGTATAGTGCCACCAATGTGGAGCTGGTGACACGCACACGTACGGAGCATCTTTCTGATCAGGACAAGTCGAGGAGCAAAGGTAAACCCAG GGGGGAAGACTCCGTTCCAGTCCTTCCTCGGGATGGCACAGCAGCACTCCTCCCACAGTGGG CTATTTCCCCCAACGAATACTTCGACCCCAACTTCAACCTGGAGTCGAGGAACATCGGCCGCCCCATTGAAATGTCCAGCAAAGTACAGAG GTTCAAGGCAACACTGTGGCTGAGTGAGGAGCATCCCCTCTCCCTGGGTGACCAGGTGACGCCCATCATTGACCTGATGGCCATCAGCAACGCTCACTTTGCCAAGCTGCGTGACTTCATTACCCTACGCCTCCCGCCTGGCTTCCCAGTCAAGATCG AGATTCCCCTTTTCCACGTGCTAAACGCCCGCATCACCTTCAGCAACCTGTGTGGCTGTGACGAGCCCTTGAGCTCCGTGTGGGTACCGGCCCCCAGCTCTGGCCCTGCTGTCACAGCCTCAG GGAGCCCTTTCCCGTGCGAGGTGGACCCCGCTGTGTTTGAGGTCCCTGAGGGATACAGTGTGCTGGGCACAGAGCGCAGTGAGCCCCTTCGTGATGAAGACGACGATCTGCTGCAGTTTGCCATCCAACAGAGCCTGCTTGAGGCTGGCACAGAGGCGGAGCAG GTGACCATCTGGGAAGCCCTGACCAACACCCGGCCTGgcacccaccctcctccccaaGCCACGGCCTATGAGGAGCAGCTTCAGCTGGAGCG GGCCCTCCAGGAGAGCCTGCGGACGTCCTCGGAGCCCAGGGGCCCGGGATCCCCTCATAGGACACCCCTGGCCCCAGCCCCCCCAAGCTTCGAGGAGCAGCTGCGCCTGGCCCTGGAGTTGTCTTCGCAGGAGCAGGAGGAACGCGAGCGACGggggcagcaggaggaggaggacttGCAGAGGGTCCTGCGGCTCTCGCTCACCGAGCACTGA
- the ANKRD13D gene encoding ankyrin repeat domain-containing protein 13D isoform X1, with protein MAAGQRLCCPGRARARLRLLWPREGKRRTARRPAPAQPRLPARAFRPPSRLRRRCSCHCRGDAGLRWAQLRRGADRRRVARARPETQAGPGRPRRARPPSRDAALRPSMAGPGPTFPLHRLVWANRHRELEAALHSRQHDIEQEDPRGRTPLELAVSLGNLESARVLLRHNANVGKESCQGWAVLQEAVSTGDPEMVQLVLQYRDYQRATQRLAGIPELLNKLRQEDFVQLSGYGLGLWNTYLPFSKHTAPDFYVEMKWEFTSWVPLVSKMCPSDVYRVWKRGESLRVDTSLLGFEHMTWQRGRRSFIFRGQEAGALVMEVDHDRQVVHTETLGLTLQEPEALLAAMRPSEEHVASRLTSPIVSTHLDTRNVAFERNKCGIWGWRSEKMETVSGYEAKVYSATNVELVTRTRTEHLSDQDKSRSKENSQWRGAFWDSGPKSAHELPPLLLRGEDSVPVLPRDGTAALLPQWAISPNEYFDPNFNLESRNIGRPIEMSSKVQRFKATLWLSEEHPLSLGDQVTPIIDLMAISNAHFAKLRDFITLRLPPGFPVKIEIPLFHVLNARITFSNLCGCDEPLSSVWVPAPSSGPAVTASGSPFPCEVDPAVFEVPEGYSVLGTERSEPLRDEDDDLLQFAIQQSLLEAGTEAEQVTIWEALTNTRPGTHPPPQATAYEEQLQLERALQESLRTSSEPRGPGSPHRTPLAPAPPSFEEQLRLALELSSQEQEERERRGQQEEEDLQRVLRLSLTEH; from the exons ATGGCCGCTGGGCAACGCCTCTGCTGTCCGGGTCGCGCGCGGGCCCGGCTGCGGTTGCTATGGCCGCGGGAGGGGAAGAGGCGCACAGCCCGACGCCCCGCCCCGGCGCAGCCCCGCCTGCCCGCCCGCGCATTTCGCCCTCCCAGCCGTCTGCGCCGCCGCTGCTCTTGCCACTGCCGCGGGGACGCAGGGCTGCGGTGGGCGCAGCTGAGGCGGGGCGCGGACCGGAGGCGAGTGGCCCGCGCCAGGCCCGAAACCCAGGCGGGGCCGGGCCGCCCCCGTCGCGCCCGCCCTCCCTCCCGGGATGCGGCGCTGAGGCCCAGCATGGCCGGCCCGGGCCCCACCTTCCCGCTGCACCGGCTGGTCTGGGCGAACCGGCACCGCGAACTGGAGGCCGCACTGCACAGCCGCCAG CACGACATTGAACAGGAGGATCCACGGGGGCGCACCCCCCTGGAACTGGCCGTGTCCCTCGGGAACCTGGAGTCCGCTAGAGTCCTGCTTCGACACAATGCCAATGTGGGCAAAGAGAGCTGCCAGGGTTGGGCAG TCCTGCAGGAGGCCGTCAGCACTGGGGACCCTGAGATGGTGCAGCTGGTGCTCCAGTATCGGGACTACCAGAGGGCCACACAGAGGCTGGCTGGAATTCCGGAACTGCTCAACAAGCTCCGCCAG GAGGATTTTGTCCAGCTCAGTGGATATGGCCTAGGCCTCTGGAATACCTATCTCCCCTTCTCAAAGCACACG GCCCCTGATTTCTACGTGGAGATGAAGTGGGAGTTCACCAGCTGGG TGCCCCTTGTGTCCAAGATGTGTCCGAGTGACGTGTATCGGGTATGGAAGCGGGGTGAGAGCCTCCGGGTGGACACCAGTCTCCTGGGCTTTGAGCATATGACCTGGCAGCGTGGCCGGAGAAGCTTCATCTTCAGGGGCCAGG AGGCAGGAGCCTTGGTGATGGAAGTGGACCACGACCGGCAGGTGGTGCACACAGAGACACTGGGGCTCACCCTGCAGGAACCAGAAGCACTGCTTGCTGCCATGCGGCCCAGTGAGGAGCATGTGGCCAGTCGCCTCACCTCTCCTATTGTCTCCACCCACCTGGACACTCGTAATGTGGCTTTTGAGAG GAACAAATGTGGTATCTGGGGCTGGCGGTCTGAGAAGATGGAAACCGTTAGCGGCTACGAGGCCAAG GTGTATAGTGCCACCAATGTGGAGCTGGTGACACGCACACGTACGGAGCATCTTTCTGATCAGGACAAGTCGAGGAGCAAAG AAAACTCCCAGTGGAGGGGGGCATTCTGGGACAGTGGGCCAAAGTCTGCTCATGAGCTCCCACCCCTTCTCCTCAGGGGGGAAGACTCCGTTCCAGTCCTTCCTCGGGATGGCACAGCAGCACTCCTCCCACAGTGGG CTATTTCCCCCAACGAATACTTCGACCCCAACTTCAACCTGGAGTCGAGGAACATCGGCCGCCCCATTGAAATGTCCAGCAAAGTACAGAG GTTCAAGGCAACACTGTGGCTGAGTGAGGAGCATCCCCTCTCCCTGGGTGACCAGGTGACGCCCATCATTGACCTGATGGCCATCAGCAACGCTCACTTTGCCAAGCTGCGTGACTTCATTACCCTACGCCTCCCGCCTGGCTTCCCAGTCAAGATCG AGATTCCCCTTTTCCACGTGCTAAACGCCCGCATCACCTTCAGCAACCTGTGTGGCTGTGACGAGCCCTTGAGCTCCGTGTGGGTACCGGCCCCCAGCTCTGGCCCTGCTGTCACAGCCTCAG GGAGCCCTTTCCCGTGCGAGGTGGACCCCGCTGTGTTTGAGGTCCCTGAGGGATACAGTGTGCTGGGCACAGAGCGCAGTGAGCCCCTTCGTGATGAAGACGACGATCTGCTGCAGTTTGCCATCCAACAGAGCCTGCTTGAGGCTGGCACAGAGGCGGAGCAG GTGACCATCTGGGAAGCCCTGACCAACACCCGGCCTGgcacccaccctcctccccaaGCCACGGCCTATGAGGAGCAGCTTCAGCTGGAGCG GGCCCTCCAGGAGAGCCTGCGGACGTCCTCGGAGCCCAGGGGCCCGGGATCCCCTCATAGGACACCCCTGGCCCCAGCCCCCCCAAGCTTCGAGGAGCAGCTGCGCCTGGCCCTGGAGTTGTCTTCGCAGGAGCAGGAGGAACGCGAGCGACGggggcagcaggaggaggaggacttGCAGAGGGTCCTGCGGCTCTCGCTCACCGAGCACTGA
- the ANKRD13D gene encoding ankyrin repeat domain-containing protein 13D isoform X4 yields the protein MAAGQRLCCPGRARARLRLLWPREGKRRTARRPAPAQPRLPARAFRPPSRLRRRCSCHCRGDAGLRWAQLRRGADRRRVARARPETQAGPGRPRRARPPSRDAALRPSMAGPGPTFPLHRLVWANRHRELEAALHSRQHDIEQEDPRGRTPLELAVSLGNLESARVLLRHNANVGKESCQGWAVLQEAVSTGDPEMVQLVLQYRDYQRATQRLAGIPELLNKLRQAPDFYVEMKWEFTSWVPLVSKMCPSDVYRVWKRGESLRVDTSLLGFEHMTWQRGRRSFIFRGQEAGALVMEVDHDRQVVHTETLGLTLQEPEALLAAMRPSEEHVASRLTSPIVSTHLDTRNVAFERNKCGIWGWRSEKMETVSGYEAKVYSATNVELVTRTRTEHLSDQDKSRSKENSQWRGAFWDSGPKSAHELPPLLLRGEDSVPVLPRDGTAALLPQWAISPNEYFDPNFNLESRNIGRPIEMSSKVQRFKATLWLSEEHPLSLGDQVTPIIDLMAISNAHFAKLRDFITLRLPPGFPVKIEIPLFHVLNARITFSNLCGCDEPLSSVWVPAPSSGPAVTASGSPFPCEVDPAVFEVPEGYSVLGTERSEPLRDEDDDLLQFAIQQSLLEAGTEAEQVTIWEALTNTRPGTHPPPQATAYEEQLQLERALQESLRTSSEPRGPGSPHRTPLAPAPPSFEEQLRLALELSSQEQEERERRGQQEEEDLQRVLRLSLTEH from the exons ATGGCCGCTGGGCAACGCCTCTGCTGTCCGGGTCGCGCGCGGGCCCGGCTGCGGTTGCTATGGCCGCGGGAGGGGAAGAGGCGCACAGCCCGACGCCCCGCCCCGGCGCAGCCCCGCCTGCCCGCCCGCGCATTTCGCCCTCCCAGCCGTCTGCGCCGCCGCTGCTCTTGCCACTGCCGCGGGGACGCAGGGCTGCGGTGGGCGCAGCTGAGGCGGGGCGCGGACCGGAGGCGAGTGGCCCGCGCCAGGCCCGAAACCCAGGCGGGGCCGGGCCGCCCCCGTCGCGCCCGCCCTCCCTCCCGGGATGCGGCGCTGAGGCCCAGCATGGCCGGCCCGGGCCCCACCTTCCCGCTGCACCGGCTGGTCTGGGCGAACCGGCACCGCGAACTGGAGGCCGCACTGCACAGCCGCCAG CACGACATTGAACAGGAGGATCCACGGGGGCGCACCCCCCTGGAACTGGCCGTGTCCCTCGGGAACCTGGAGTCCGCTAGAGTCCTGCTTCGACACAATGCCAATGTGGGCAAAGAGAGCTGCCAGGGTTGGGCAG TCCTGCAGGAGGCCGTCAGCACTGGGGACCCTGAGATGGTGCAGCTGGTGCTCCAGTATCGGGACTACCAGAGGGCCACACAGAGGCTGGCTGGAATTCCGGAACTGCTCAACAAGCTCCGCCAG GCCCCTGATTTCTACGTGGAGATGAAGTGGGAGTTCACCAGCTGGG TGCCCCTTGTGTCCAAGATGTGTCCGAGTGACGTGTATCGGGTATGGAAGCGGGGTGAGAGCCTCCGGGTGGACACCAGTCTCCTGGGCTTTGAGCATATGACCTGGCAGCGTGGCCGGAGAAGCTTCATCTTCAGGGGCCAGG AGGCAGGAGCCTTGGTGATGGAAGTGGACCACGACCGGCAGGTGGTGCACACAGAGACACTGGGGCTCACCCTGCAGGAACCAGAAGCACTGCTTGCTGCCATGCGGCCCAGTGAGGAGCATGTGGCCAGTCGCCTCACCTCTCCTATTGTCTCCACCCACCTGGACACTCGTAATGTGGCTTTTGAGAG GAACAAATGTGGTATCTGGGGCTGGCGGTCTGAGAAGATGGAAACCGTTAGCGGCTACGAGGCCAAG GTGTATAGTGCCACCAATGTGGAGCTGGTGACACGCACACGTACGGAGCATCTTTCTGATCAGGACAAGTCGAGGAGCAAAG AAAACTCCCAGTGGAGGGGGGCATTCTGGGACAGTGGGCCAAAGTCTGCTCATGAGCTCCCACCCCTTCTCCTCAGGGGGGAAGACTCCGTTCCAGTCCTTCCTCGGGATGGCACAGCAGCACTCCTCCCACAGTGGG CTATTTCCCCCAACGAATACTTCGACCCCAACTTCAACCTGGAGTCGAGGAACATCGGCCGCCCCATTGAAATGTCCAGCAAAGTACAGAG GTTCAAGGCAACACTGTGGCTGAGTGAGGAGCATCCCCTCTCCCTGGGTGACCAGGTGACGCCCATCATTGACCTGATGGCCATCAGCAACGCTCACTTTGCCAAGCTGCGTGACTTCATTACCCTACGCCTCCCGCCTGGCTTCCCAGTCAAGATCG AGATTCCCCTTTTCCACGTGCTAAACGCCCGCATCACCTTCAGCAACCTGTGTGGCTGTGACGAGCCCTTGAGCTCCGTGTGGGTACCGGCCCCCAGCTCTGGCCCTGCTGTCACAGCCTCAG GGAGCCCTTTCCCGTGCGAGGTGGACCCCGCTGTGTTTGAGGTCCCTGAGGGATACAGTGTGCTGGGCACAGAGCGCAGTGAGCCCCTTCGTGATGAAGACGACGATCTGCTGCAGTTTGCCATCCAACAGAGCCTGCTTGAGGCTGGCACAGAGGCGGAGCAG GTGACCATCTGGGAAGCCCTGACCAACACCCGGCCTGgcacccaccctcctccccaaGCCACGGCCTATGAGGAGCAGCTTCAGCTGGAGCG GGCCCTCCAGGAGAGCCTGCGGACGTCCTCGGAGCCCAGGGGCCCGGGATCCCCTCATAGGACACCCCTGGCCCCAGCCCCCCCAAGCTTCGAGGAGCAGCTGCGCCTGGCCCTGGAGTTGTCTTCGCAGGAGCAGGAGGAACGCGAGCGACGggggcagcaggaggaggaggacttGCAGAGGGTCCTGCGGCTCTCGCTCACCGAGCACTGA
- the ANKRD13D gene encoding ankyrin repeat domain-containing protein 13D isoform X2, which produces MAAGQRLCCPGRARARLRLLWPREGKRRTARRPAPAQPRLPARAFRPPSRLRRRCSCHCRGDAGLRWAQLRRGADRRRVARARPETQAGPGRPRRARPPSRDAALRPSMAGPGPTFPLHRLVWANRHRELEAALHSRQHDIEQEDPRGRTPLELAVSLGNLESARVLLRHNANVGKESCQGWAVLQEAVSTGDPEMVQLVLQYRDYQRATQRLAGIPELLNKLRQEDFVQLSGYGLGLWNTYLPFSKHTAPDFYVEMKWEFTSWVPLVSKMCPSDVYRVWKRGESLRVDTSLLGFEHMTWQRGRRSFIFRGQEAGALVMEVDHDRQVVHTETLGLTLQEPEALLAAMRPSEEHVASRLTSPIVSTHLDTRNVAFERNKCGIWGWRSEKMETVSGYEAKVYSATNVELVTRTRTEHLSDQDKSRSKGGKTPFQSFLGMAQQHSSHSGAPVQQAASSTNPTAISPNEYFDPNFNLESRNIGRPIEMSSKVQRFKATLWLSEEHPLSLGDQVTPIIDLMAISNAHFAKLRDFITLRLPPGFPVKIEIPLFHVLNARITFSNLCGCDEPLSSVWVPAPSSGPAVTASGSPFPCEVDPAVFEVPEGYSVLGTERSEPLRDEDDDLLQFAIQQSLLEAGTEAEQVTIWEALTNTRPGTHPPPQATAYEEQLQLERALQESLRTSSEPRGPGSPHRTPLAPAPPSFEEQLRLALELSSQEQEERERRGQQEEEDLQRVLRLSLTEH; this is translated from the exons ATGGCCGCTGGGCAACGCCTCTGCTGTCCGGGTCGCGCGCGGGCCCGGCTGCGGTTGCTATGGCCGCGGGAGGGGAAGAGGCGCACAGCCCGACGCCCCGCCCCGGCGCAGCCCCGCCTGCCCGCCCGCGCATTTCGCCCTCCCAGCCGTCTGCGCCGCCGCTGCTCTTGCCACTGCCGCGGGGACGCAGGGCTGCGGTGGGCGCAGCTGAGGCGGGGCGCGGACCGGAGGCGAGTGGCCCGCGCCAGGCCCGAAACCCAGGCGGGGCCGGGCCGCCCCCGTCGCGCCCGCCCTCCCTCCCGGGATGCGGCGCTGAGGCCCAGCATGGCCGGCCCGGGCCCCACCTTCCCGCTGCACCGGCTGGTCTGGGCGAACCGGCACCGCGAACTGGAGGCCGCACTGCACAGCCGCCAG CACGACATTGAACAGGAGGATCCACGGGGGCGCACCCCCCTGGAACTGGCCGTGTCCCTCGGGAACCTGGAGTCCGCTAGAGTCCTGCTTCGACACAATGCCAATGTGGGCAAAGAGAGCTGCCAGGGTTGGGCAG TCCTGCAGGAGGCCGTCAGCACTGGGGACCCTGAGATGGTGCAGCTGGTGCTCCAGTATCGGGACTACCAGAGGGCCACACAGAGGCTGGCTGGAATTCCGGAACTGCTCAACAAGCTCCGCCAG GAGGATTTTGTCCAGCTCAGTGGATATGGCCTAGGCCTCTGGAATACCTATCTCCCCTTCTCAAAGCACACG GCCCCTGATTTCTACGTGGAGATGAAGTGGGAGTTCACCAGCTGGG TGCCCCTTGTGTCCAAGATGTGTCCGAGTGACGTGTATCGGGTATGGAAGCGGGGTGAGAGCCTCCGGGTGGACACCAGTCTCCTGGGCTTTGAGCATATGACCTGGCAGCGTGGCCGGAGAAGCTTCATCTTCAGGGGCCAGG AGGCAGGAGCCTTGGTGATGGAAGTGGACCACGACCGGCAGGTGGTGCACACAGAGACACTGGGGCTCACCCTGCAGGAACCAGAAGCACTGCTTGCTGCCATGCGGCCCAGTGAGGAGCATGTGGCCAGTCGCCTCACCTCTCCTATTGTCTCCACCCACCTGGACACTCGTAATGTGGCTTTTGAGAG GAACAAATGTGGTATCTGGGGCTGGCGGTCTGAGAAGATGGAAACCGTTAGCGGCTACGAGGCCAAG GTGTATAGTGCCACCAATGTGGAGCTGGTGACACGCACACGTACGGAGCATCTTTCTGATCAGGACAAGTCGAGGAGCAAAG GGGGGAAGACTCCGTTCCAGTCCTTCCTCGGGATGGCACAGCAGCACTCCTCCCACAGTGGG GCTCCCGTGCAGCAGGCAGCCAGCTCCACCAACCCCACAGCTATTTCCCCCAACGAATACTTCGACCCCAACTTCAACCTGGAGTCGAGGAACATCGGCCGCCCCATTGAAATGTCCAGCAAAGTACAGAG GTTCAAGGCAACACTGTGGCTGAGTGAGGAGCATCCCCTCTCCCTGGGTGACCAGGTGACGCCCATCATTGACCTGATGGCCATCAGCAACGCTCACTTTGCCAAGCTGCGTGACTTCATTACCCTACGCCTCCCGCCTGGCTTCCCAGTCAAGATCG AGATTCCCCTTTTCCACGTGCTAAACGCCCGCATCACCTTCAGCAACCTGTGTGGCTGTGACGAGCCCTTGAGCTCCGTGTGGGTACCGGCCCCCAGCTCTGGCCCTGCTGTCACAGCCTCAG GGAGCCCTTTCCCGTGCGAGGTGGACCCCGCTGTGTTTGAGGTCCCTGAGGGATACAGTGTGCTGGGCACAGAGCGCAGTGAGCCCCTTCGTGATGAAGACGACGATCTGCTGCAGTTTGCCATCCAACAGAGCCTGCTTGAGGCTGGCACAGAGGCGGAGCAG GTGACCATCTGGGAAGCCCTGACCAACACCCGGCCTGgcacccaccctcctccccaaGCCACGGCCTATGAGGAGCAGCTTCAGCTGGAGCG GGCCCTCCAGGAGAGCCTGCGGACGTCCTCGGAGCCCAGGGGCCCGGGATCCCCTCATAGGACACCCCTGGCCCCAGCCCCCCCAAGCTTCGAGGAGCAGCTGCGCCTGGCCCTGGAGTTGTCTTCGCAGGAGCAGGAGGAACGCGAGCGACGggggcagcaggaggaggaggacttGCAGAGGGTCCTGCGGCTCTCGCTCACCGAGCACTGA